The Gracilinanus agilis isolate LMUSP501 unplaced genomic scaffold, AgileGrace unplaced_scaffold41616, whole genome shotgun sequence DNA window CGGGaagtcccctcccccacccctttcctctggtttctctctttttctctctcttgaggctggggggaggggaggggggtcACCATGGCCGAAGCGCCTCAGGTGGTGGAGATCGACCCGGACTTCGAGCCACTGCCACGGCCTCGGTCGTGCACTTGGCCCCTTCCCAGACCGGAGTTTAACCAGTCGACTTCGGCCACCTCCAGTCCGGCCCCCTCCGGCTGCGGCGGTGGCAGCGGGGCAGGGAATCCCGGGGATGCCGCGTCCGCCGCCTCGGCCGCTGTCAGCTCTGACTTCCTCAGCAATCTGAGCCTCCTGGAGGAGAGTGAGGACTTTGAACAGCCCCCGGGTTCCGtggcggctgctgctgctgcagcggctgtggcggcagcggcggcggcggcagctgcGGCTGCGGCGGCCGAAGGACTATGTCCAGACTTCCAGTGTCCGGAGACCACCTGcctgcagcagcagcaacaacagcaacagcagcagcccGGGCCCCTCCAGCAGCATCCGCCCGTCCCCCCGGCCTCGGCGGGGCCCCTGTCCGGGCAGCCTCGCAAGAGCAGCTCGTCCCGCCGCAACGCCTGGGGCAACCTGTCCTATGCCGACCTGATCACCAAGGCCATCGAGAGCTCCGCGGAGAAGCGGCTTACTCTGTCCCAGATCTATGAGTGGATGGTGAAGAGCGTCCCCTACTTCAAGGATAAGGGGGACAGCAACAGCTCCGCTGGCTGGAAGGTGAGGCACCCCAAACCCGAACCCCCTTGAGTAAGGGGGTGTGGGGGACGTCCACTGCTAGGGAGAGGGGGAAGTGGAAGGCACTGGGTACCACGAGGGTGAGAAGCGTCTGCTGTGGTCACTACCACTTTGGGGATATGGGAAGAAAGGGGGAGGCTCTAGGGAGCGAGGCGTGCAGGTTTGTACCTTGGAGGGGGCGGCTGTAGTGCTAGCCGCGCCTCACCTATGTCTGGTCCTTGTTTGTATTAGGGGTAAGTGAGATTTGCAGTCTGTGTGGTTTTGGCTAGGGGACTCTGTCAAGTGGATCCTTTTGGGATAAAGAAGGTTCTCTATACAGTGATGACGTTATTTGTGTAGTGGATGCTGGGGACGGGAccgggaaagagggagaaggctTGACCCCTGGTACCTCAACTCCTGCAGCAGGCCCATTTCCTTGTTAAAGGaactcagaactggaagagatctcagagattatcttcattttactgacTGAGGAATCTGAGAACCAGtctaaatgacttggccaaagtcgCCCAGGTACTGAAGGAGGAGAGTCAGGAGTTGAACTATGTCCTCTGAGTCCAAAATTAATAGGGAAGTGCAGGATCAGGGTTCGGAGACCCTGGGGGAGACCCTGTAGTGTGTAATCCATAAATTGATCCCGAGCCATGATGCCATTTTCCCTGGAACCTAGAGGGGCAGCAAAAACAGGGGTGGTGTGTGTGAGGGAGACCTGGATTGCAGGGAGAAGTGGGACAAGCAGGTGGAAGAAAAGAAGCTTTAGGAAGCTGGTTTGGTGCGGGCCTTAGGGCTTTCTTGAGTACTCAGTTACccgttttgttttgatttatccgAAATGACCCCGGTTCAGGGGGCTGGGCACCAGCTAAAAGAGCCCGGGATAGCTCATCCGACACGTGCAAAGGGGCGGCCACAGCTGGCGGGGTTTACAGGCGCTGGAGCTGCGTTAGCTGAGTTAAAGTTCAAGTGTGACActttggagggggtggggtgagagGGAGGGGATCTCAGGGGTGGTTGCCTGGAGAGGGACTGAGCTGAGAAAGCCAGCACTTTTAAAGGGCCAGTCAGTGCCTTTTCCCTAGCAATCTTAACAAACCCTTTGGGTTAAATGCAGCCTTCCAGCCTGTGATTGCATTGGTAGGGAAAGATAGGAGATCTTCTGTGGATGGAAGGGCTCCCCAACTTACACGGGCCCCACtgcttaaatgtttttaattaagaaaTGAGGTTTTAATTTAATTCACTTCGGGCTATATAACATCGAAATATAGTGTCAGGAACCTTTCTATTATGTTTGGGTGGAAGTAAAATTAATAACATGAAGGATAGCTCTGAAGTTTTCTTTCAAAGAGGATTGGGTATAACATTGTTTTGGGCTTTTCTGTTCTTCAGAATCAAGATTCATTTACACAGATATTCTGAATAAAATGGTTGATTTTCAGAGACCAGAGAGGACCATCTCTGTGCTGGTCCTATGAGCCCTATTTTCACAGCTATCTTCTAAAGGCCTCATACAGGTTGAAAAACATGACTTGTTCAGCAGTTTAATCAAATCCTTTCTCCTGAGtccattccccttccctcctATTTTGAGGTTTACTACTTAACTAGGGCTGAGACTTTTGTTGGGCAATTGTTATAGCAAAGAAGTTGTTTTACATAAAGGTCATACACGTATTTAATTAATGTGTGACCAAAAGGTCGAACTACCTACATTATTTTGAAGCTCCTCTCTTCAAGTAAACAATTTTCATTgtgttggttttttaaataatcaCACGACATAAAACTACTTTATTCCACATGATTTTACTATCTCAAATATAATCCTTTCATGAAAGACtcgtttttaaaaattaaaataatctgggTTACTCTCCAAAAACAATttgatttctattctttttagaACTTGAGAATGTCAACAACCTATTGAAAACTATTATGATACTATTCTATAAAGACAATAGTAGGACTTTATTTgggatttaaatttattttgtctcagaaagcatttattacaaATTTGGAGGGGggtttaaaaatgtgtattttaatCCTTTAATAGTTAGAAAATGTATAGATGCTTTTCTTAAGGAAATCAGCTATGAAATAGATGCTTTAAGAAACTGGTTCTTTTGGTTGGTTCAAGATAGCCCATCATTTTCAAATGACTAAACCTTTCAGGTGTCATCAAAGTCAGTTGGTACAAGTAAGATTACATCTAGTGCATTTTCAGTTTGAGTAAAAGGGTATTTTAGCAGCAAAGAAACaacttttctccctctctttcataAATATGTTACTTGTTAAAATCAAGCTTCCCTCAGATCTGAAAGACTCTCCTGTTCTCAAGGTCTATAAAGTGAagtaattttgttctttttaaattatagacTTGCTCCAAAAAGACAAGATACCCCGAACTTGCTAAGTGATTAGATGCTTTAGGACTGCTGAtaatattttggaaagaaatatttaatataatttaatactgAGCATTGGCATTAACTTGGGTACCAATGTAATTTCTTGATTTTATGCATAAGGCTTTCCCTGGGCCTACATTAAATCCCAAGTAAGTCATTTCCATTAGTTGGGAAATTATTAagcattattaataatattaatatgaatAATGGCACTTTGACATTAATCATCACTTTTCAGAATTTGCCACCCACATTTGTCCTGGTTTAAGTACTGGTCATACTTGTGAGAATGTGTATTAATAGAGGCTGCTTTTAAACTTATTCCATACCACAGGATTGGTGGTGGAATTTCACACATAACATCCTTATTGATCCTTTAAACTGAGCACAATAATTTGTAAACagtgaaaattttattttctttctcaccGGTGATTTTAAGAAAGCATTGTATTTGTTTTATGGTGGGTAGACTCTAATATTTGTACTGAAAACTAATGTTAGGGCTAGTGACAAGCTTTTGTTGTGTTGATCAAAAAACTGttatccattttttatttatttgaaattcaCATAAATTTGGACACAGAGAGTTAGAAGGTTATGCCAGTTTTGTTGGTGGGACAGAAGAATGGGACT harbors:
- the LOC123255241 gene encoding forkhead box protein O1-like; the encoded protein is MAEAPQVVEIDPDFEPLPRPRSCTWPLPRPEFNQSTSATSSPAPSGCGGGSGAGNPGDAASAASAAVSSDFLSNLSLLEESEDFEQPPGSVAAAAAAAAVAAAAAAAAAAAAAEGLCPDFQCPETTCLQQQQQQQQQQPGPLQQHPPVPPASAGPLSGQPRKSSSSRRNAWGNLSYADLITKAIESSAEKRLTLSQIYEWMVKSVPYFKDKGDSNSSAGWK